The DNA window GCTCAGGGTTTGGTAACCGTATCCCACAGCCTTTGGCACCACCAGGGAAGGGGATGAGGCCAGCGTAAAGCCAAACAGGGGTGATGCTAATGAAAGAGAGTACCCAAAGAAGACCTATGGTTAGAGCGGCAGTAGAGGGCTTCCTGAACCGTGCAGATGAGATAGGGTGGACAGTGGCCAGGTAGCGGTCGATGGACATGGCGGTCAAAATGTACGTGCTGGTAAACTGGCTGTTGGCATCAAGGGCCGTGATAACTGTGCACATGGACTCGCCGAAGTGCCAGACGCCGTTGCCTACAAGCTGGTGAATGAGGAAAGGCATACCCAGGAGGAAAAGGAGGTCCACCAGGGACAAGTTAATGACAAAGATCTCTGGCACACTCATCCACCGTAGCTTGGATTTCTGCACCACAGCGATGATGAGCACGGAGTTCCCAACAGTGCCCAGGAGGCAGATGGTCCCAAAGACTGAGGGCATGAGGATGCTCGGGGAGTAAGTAGAGCCATGAGGCACACCTGCCAGGATAAGAAAGGAGAGGTTAATTTAAAAAGTGCAAAGGAAAGAATAAGTCCAATGAACGTATGGAGGGGAATAAAAGTGTAATCCTCGGGTGTGTGAGGGTACCAGAGTAATTCTTGAGTGTGTGAACTGTAAATGGCTTATGTTGGAGAGTGTG is part of the Pleurodeles waltl isolate 20211129_DDA chromosome 4_2, aPleWal1.hap1.20221129, whole genome shotgun sequence genome and encodes:
- the MCHR1 gene encoding melanin-concentrating hormone receptor 1 isoform X2, which translates into the protein MDLSMEVDRFNSSPGANLSSARVPHGSTYSPSILMPSVFGTICLLGTVGNSVLIIAVVQKSKLRWMSVPEIFVINLSLVDLLFLLGMPFLIHQLVGNGVWHFGESMCTVITALDANSQFTSTYILTAMSIDRYLATVHPISSARFRKPSTAALTIGLLWVLSFISITPVWLYAGLIPFPGGAKGCGIRLPNPERDIYWYTLYQFFLAFALPFLVITVAYLRILHRITSVVAPAAKRSIQLRNRKVTRTAVAICLVFFICWAPYYVLQLSQLSISRPSRLFHYAYNVAISLGYAHSCLNPFVYIVLCETFRKHLSLSIKPAHQGTHPQTPDDEDEGQP